From Oryzias melastigma strain HK-1 linkage group LG15, ASM292280v2, whole genome shotgun sequence, one genomic window encodes:
- the mzt1 gene encoding mitotic-spindle organizing protein 1, with the protein MASAANANLNAVRETMDVLLEISRLLNTGLDMESLSICVRLCEQGINPEALSAVIKELRKASESLKVSENCTN; encoded by the exons ATGGCAAGTGCAGCTAATGCTAACCTGAACGCAGTCCGGGAGACTATGGACG tTCTGCTAGAGATTTCAAGACTGCTAAACACTGGTTTGGATATGGAGTCCTTGTCCATATGTGTGAGGCTGTGCGAGCAAGGCATCAACCCTGAAGCCCTGTCTGCTGTCATCAAGGAGCTTCGGAAAGCTTCAGAGTCTCTAAAG gttTCTGAGAATTGCACAAACTGA